In Festucalex cinctus isolate MCC-2025b chromosome 5, RoL_Fcin_1.0, whole genome shotgun sequence, a single genomic region encodes these proteins:
- the LOC144019133 gene encoding phosphatidylinositol transfer protein beta isoform-like, with product MVLIKEYRVVLPCSVEEYQVGQLFSVAEASKNETGGGEGIEVLKNEPYDEDGEKGQFTHKIYRLKSKVPGFIQLLAPESAFVFHEKAWNAYPYCRTEVTNEYMKDNFLIKIETWHKPDLGTQENVHKLDRSSWQQVAVVPIDIADRRQVSASDYKPDEDPAIFKSVKTGRGPLGPLWKKELLGAKTDCPKMCAYKLVTVKFKWFGLQTKVENFIHEQEKRIFTNFHRQLFCWIDKWVELTMDDIRRMEAETQKELDELRRKGEVRGTSAADE from the exons CCGTGTGGTTTTACCCTGTAGTGTTGAAGAG TATCAAGTCGGGCAGTTGTTTTCTGTGGCTGAAGCAAGTAAAAATGAAACCGGTGGTGGTGAGGGGATTGAGGTACTCAAAAACGAGCCCTATGACGAAGATGGAGAGAAAGGACAGTTCACACACAAGATCTACCGCCTAAAGAG TAAAGTTCCAGGATTTATTCAGCTCTTGGCACCAGAAAGCGCCTTTGTATTTCATGAAAAAGCCTGGAACGCTTACCCCTACTGCAGaactg AAGTGACG AATGAGTATATGAAAGATAATTTCTTGATCAAGATTGAGACGTGGCATAAACCAGATCTTGGAACACAAGAAAAT GTGCACAAACTAGATCGTTCGTCCTGGCAGCAAGTCGCTGTTGTGCCGATTGACATTGCTGACAGAAGACAAGTTTCAGCCTCT gACTACAAGCCTGATGAGGACCCCGCCATTTTCAAGTCAGTTAAGACCGGAAGAGGACCACTTGGACCTCTCTGGAAG AAAGAGCTGCTGGGTGCCAAGACCGACTGCCCTAAAATGTGCGCCTACAAACTGGTCACAGTCAAATTTAAATGGTTTGGCCTCCAGACTAAAGTTGAGAATTTCATCCATGAG CAAGAAAAGAGGATCTTCACCAACTTCCACCGCCAGCTTTTCTGTTGGATTGACAAGTGGGTGGAACTAACAATGGATGACATCCGCCGGATGGAGGCAGAGACTCAGAAGGAGCTGGATGAG